CTTGCAACTAGCAACCAAATTGGTTACAAATGTTGAAATTATGTGACCAAACAGATAGCTAGCAATGTAACTTTGTAACCAGGCGCGCATCAGTCGGATTTTGACGTTAGCTAGGCAGCATCGTATTAGTGGAAACCGTTCTCAGGGCAGACCTGGTTGTAACTATATGTTCCGAGTCGCGTcggggacaattttagctaacgCTTTTCCTAAACTTAACCTAATTATCATAACCTGCTGTGTATGTTATCCTGTTACGAAAAGTCACTTCTGTTGGTCAAAACCGGCAGACACGCCCAGTATTTGTTTTTCTTTGATGCATGAACTGAATGCTTTCCAGACATTCTCCTCTAATATGATGGTAACCCGCATTTTAGTGCTGAAGACAGGTATGTGCAATAGGGAGGAGGGAATACAGTACGCGATTTAGGGTGCTTTCCTAAATTCTATGTGGAATACAAGGGTGGGATCAATGTGCCCTCCGCGTTCGCAAATTAActggttagcttgctagctacttccagacacatgagagaacacatcactctgaccattttactcgccctagcagagctggttattcagagcgttggtgactaactgctACTGGAAACATTTTAATGACGCATTTTTTTGcctatgtttactgacaccggacatattcaacggatgttgagcgttcgtaaattcgtcagttattctgcgctctgacaCACAGACGAGAGCTCTGAAAAGTgaagatagccagagtgaatttacgaacacacccctAGAGCGAGACTGAAAAGTGTTTATGCATTCATTTTAGCGATGGAGAAATTAGAGGCTACGTCGGAGCTTCAATCCAGATTGACAGCGTTGTCCGTTTCCTCTTTCCCTGGGATAACGTCGAAAAACTGGGAGACCAATCCTCTAGACAGGTAACTCACCTGTTGCTGATATACCTACTCTGATATTTAGCTTTTTAGCTACAGAACTTCATTCCTGAAACATGTGACATACCTAAATGCAATTTAAATACATTacaaaaatgttgaatatttgtaATGCATTTCGAGTTTTTTTATGTATGCCTCACAAAGCACAATTGTATTGCATGTTGAATTGTGATTAAACGTTTTATTAGAATGGTCATCTGTCTGTGTACAGGCTCCAGAGCACAGATCTCTCAAATAACTCCAACCACCCAATAAGCAACCCTGATATGGATGTAAGGAATGACACAGAGGGGTTCAACCAGCCAGCTGAGGTAAACATCATGTCTGCCTAAAAAATGACATGGCTATGAAATTAATTGGCAATAATGAATATACTGCAAGCACCTACAGActtgttgcatgtgtgtgttttcaggttAATCAGGAGGCTCCTGGTGGGCAGCAGGCCATGGGGGGAGATGTTGAGGAGAACAGCCGAAGTGGGAATAGTCAAAACCCTGGAGAGAGAAAAGGTGACACACTAGtgtttcacaactcctgacactTAAGATAACTCATATCTTTCATCCATGTTCTGGAGTCTGATGTTTGTATTGCAACTTACTGATAAAATAATGATCATGCTGAAAATGTACATTTGACAAAGCATCTCTAATTGTGTGATACTCCACTATCACACACATTTTGAACACTGCTCAGGTTTGGTTCACATGTTGTCCTCACATATAGTCTATGGTTGTTGCTCTAGTCCAAATGCCCCCGCTAAAGCCTCCTTCCACGTGGACGTCCATGGCAATGAAGGAGCTTAAGGCCAAGCTGCGACTGGAGAAGGACAGTGTGGTGGCAGTGTACAGAGGAGACATTATGACAGTACATGTGCCAACTGTCCCTGAGGGAAAGCGGGTGTGCTGGGAGTTTGCCACAGATAGCTATGACATAGGCTTTGGAATCTACTTTGACTGGACCCCTGTTACCAGCCGGGCCATCACGGTCCACATCAGCGAATCCAgtgatgatgaagatgaggaaGATGAGCTAGAAGGTCAGTAAGCATCTCCCCTTTTGGCTAGAAATTGTTTAGTTACCAACACATTTTTTTATATTTCATAATCTGAAAGTCTTGGCAATGTCTTTGATGATAACTGATCTCAGATCTGTAATTTATCTAGTTGAGGTTGTTGTCTTGAAGACTATTTGTTGACTCCTGCAGGACCTGTCAACACAGGGGATGTTGAGAAGGGGTCCAAATCATTGGCCAACTCCAACCTAGGGGAAATCTTACCTGTGTATCGTCAGGACAGTCACATGGCAGTGCAAGGTGGCAGTCATGAGTATCCAGGCGAGGGCACTTACCTTCTGAAGTTTGATAACTCCTACTCACTATGGCGAAATAAGACTCTGTACTATAGGGTGTATTACAGTGCCTGAGGATCCAGTCCACTATTGCATATGAATGTATGACTTCGCTTCAAATAATTATGATATCTATTTTTGATTCCATAGAATAATTTAGGGTTAATTATAGGTGCATATATTTTTTATCACAATCAGCTGGTGTTGCTCGCTCTAAGGCTACATTTAAAATCTGAGAGGACCAGAGAATTATGTGTTTTACTTACTTTTTCATGTGTTTTACTGTGTTTATAGAGCAATATTTTATGAAGCTTTTGTGTTTGTGCCATGTTCTGGTGTGTTTAAAAGTTTTGTGCAGTGAGTTAAGGCAAATTGCCCATATTTTCAagatatatattctatatatatagtATAGATTTTATTCAGACACAATTTCAGTGGTGGCAGCAATCAGGGAACACTGATAGAAAGAGGATTTGCTCGGTCAAAAGCATAAACAGGAGAGGTGCTCCATAGAACTGGGAGGTTTTCTTTTTGTGTCTACACATTGTTTGATATCATATAATGTTGGTGTGTACTTCATGTATGTCAATTTTTTgccaaacagttttttttttttttgtcaccttGAATTGTATAATGATCCCAATGCAGTATCTTAAACAATATTCCTGTACAACAATTCCATTATTTTTCTGCATATTGTGATTGGAATGAGTAATTATGTTAATGAAAGTGTATTGGAGGTTTTTCTGAGTCCAATCCTAAAGCAAATGGTTACCGCCTGTCTTATTGACAAATAAAAGCCCTCCCTAGCACAAAAGGTTATTTTATGTAAAATTGATTTaatatttacattgccaaagcccTATTTAGTTAGCAGGTTGTCAGGCGATGGGTTAATCTTGGTGGACAATCACATGAGACTATTGTAGATAGAGAAATATTTTGAATCTGTTAGTATGTGTGACTTGGATTGTCCCTTTTTTAGAGTGAAATGTTATGTACCAATCTCTGTAACGGAAGATCATTTTGAGTGTTTCTGTGTTGTGCATATGTGTTGTAGCGCTGTATGCACCTAATCATGTTCTAAATTTGATTATAGCCGCCAACACGTAATTTCCAAAAATGTTTGTACCTCATCCGTCTGTGTTGTGCATGTTTCCAAAGATAATGAATTGTGCTGCTAAAATATAAGGCAACTGAAAATAAGTTTCAGCtttgtattatacagtatgtgtttcTGTTATAAGTTTTCACAATAAAGAGTCTCATTTGCATTACAGTATGTTACATTTCTACAGCTCTGCCTCATTTGTGTCATGGTACTATGAAGTAGCCAAGTATAGAGAGCTTGGTCTCAGCCAATTATATTGATCAAAGCTTTTGGGGTGCATATGTTTGTTACAGTAATGGCTGGCTTTATGTGAAAGCATTGGTGTATACCTAAGTGCAACAACCCTCTGAACTGAAAGCAtatgcactacatgaccaaaagtatgtggacacttcgaacatctcattccaaaattatcggcattaatatggagttggtcccccccttttgctgctataacagcctccactcttctgtgaaggctttccactagttgttggaacattgctgcggggacttgcttccattcagccacaagagcattagtgaggttgggcactgattttGGGTGAGTAGGCctgctcgcagtcggtgttccaattcatcccaaaggtgttcgattgggttgagttcatagctctgtgcaggccagtcaagttcttccataccaatctcaacaaaccatttctgtatggacctcgctcctaaaaaccaatgaggagatgggagaggcgggacttgtaAGCGTGTcaagcatcacaaatagaacaaAGTTCTATTTTAGTGCCTGGCTACGCAGATGCTTGTTGACGTGTGTGAGCAGTGTGGgtacaatgattgaataacatgtatgtgtacatttattttgcaacgctcgtgcGAGCAGtgtacatgctgaccagactgtgcgcatgttgattttgtccacccacaccagacacgataaggacacgcaggttgaaatatcaaaacgaactctgaaccaactatattaatttggggacaggttgaaaagcattaaacatttatggcaattttgctagctagcttgctgctgCTAgcaaatttgtcctgggatataaacattgggttgttattttacctgaaataaacaaggtcctctactctgacaattaatccacagataatgGTAAACTGAGTATGTTTCTAGTAATCTCACTTTCAtgcttcttctttggactttatatggcggttggcaactaATTTTGAGGTGCATTACCACTGCCAACTGGAGTGAAGTGTGGACctaagttcatctttcaatcacccacgtgggtagaAACTCTtcaaaaccaatgaggagatgggagaggcaggacttgcagcgcatcaTGTGTCACAAATAGacccaagttctattttagcgcctggctacccAAACACTCGTTCAAACGCGCAAGCAGTGGGTGCAATGatttatgtgtacatttattttgcgacacGAGCGGTGGTCAGcatgcaggcataagctacagacaaacacaattgcattttatcaaaggcaatttgaatacacagaaataccatgatgagatcctgaggtccattctgaggcccattttttttttttaaaggtatctgtgaccaacggatgcatatctgtattcccagtcatgcaaaatccatagattagggcctaatacatttattaaattgaTTTCCTCATAGGAACtgtgactcagtaaaatctttcaaATTGTTCCATGTTACTTTTATTTTGTTCAGCATATATTGAAAATGTATAGAATGACAAGCTGGAGACCATATCTCACAAACAGTGAGCAAAATCTTCCCATACACTCCACTCCTCCATTTCTCTGTTGCCTCTTGGACAAGGTCAGCATTCCAATCTCCCTCCCAAGTAATACACCTTCAAAACAGGCAATATAGACCTTATAttcagtggcttgcaaaagtattcaccccccttggaatATTTCCTATTTTGtagccttacaacctggaattaaaatagattttgggggggtttgtatcatttgatttacacaatatttgctaaatattttttattgtgaaacaaacaaggaataagacaaaaaaaaacagaaaacttgaactTGCATAACTCTTCATCGCCCCCAAACTCAATACtctgtagagccaccttttgcaacaaTTACAGCTACAAgtgtcttggggtatgtctctataagcttggcacatctagccactgggatttttaccCATTCttcaaaactgctccagctccttcaagttggatgggttccggtGGTGTACAGctatctttaagtcataccacagattctcaattgattgaggtctgggctttgactaggccatttcaagacattaaaatgtttccccttaaaccatgcttagggtcattgtcttgctggaaggtgaacctccgtcccaatctcaaatctctggaagactgaaacaggtttccctcaagaatttccctgtatttagcgccatccatttccttcaattctgaccagtttcccagtccctgctgatggcAAGCAtcgccacagcatgatgttgccaccaccatacttcaccttggggatggtgttctcgggctGATGAGTTTGTGCCAGACATAACATTTTCCTTGATgatcaaaaagctacattttagtctcatctgaccagagtaccctcttccatatgtttgggggtCTCTGCCTTTTGGGGAACACCAAacttgtttgcttatttttttctttaagcaatgacttttttctggccactcttccgtaagcaccgctctgtggagtgtacggcttaaagtggtcctatggacagatactccaatctccgctgtggagctttgcagctccttcagggttatctttgatcTCTTTGTTTCCTCCCTGATTAATgccttccttgcctggtccatgagttttggtgggcggccctctcttggcaggtttgttgtggtgccatattctttacattttttaataatggaattaatggtgctccgtgggatgttcaaagtttctgatatttttttataacccaaccctgatctgtacttctccacaactttgtccctgacctgtttggagcaCTTCCAGATATGTAAAcgttaagtgactaagataccgtagaatagtttagaaaacagtatatacatatgagatgagtaatgcaagatatgcaaacattattaaagtgactagtgttcgattccttaaagtggccagttatTTATAgcctatgcctataggcagcagcctctaatgtgctagtgatggctgtttaacagtctgatggccttaatatagaagctgtttttcagtctatcggtcccagctttgatgcacctgtattgacgtcgccttctggatgatagcggggtgaacaggcagtggctcgggtggttgatgtccttgatgatctttttgaccttcctgtgacatcgggtgctgtagttgtcctggagggcgggtagtttgcTCCCGGTAATGCGTTgcacactaccctctggagagcattgcggttgcgggcggtgcagttgccgtaccaggcggtgatacagcccgacaggatgctttcaattgtgcatctggaaaagtttgtgagggttttaagtaacaagccaaatttctttagcctcctgaggttgaagaggctctgttgcaccttcttcaccacactgtctgtgtgggtggtccatttcagtttgtcagtgatgtgtatgccaaggaacttgaagcttttcaccttctccactgcggtcccatcgatgtagataggggggtgcactctctgctgtttcctgaagtccacgatcatcttctttattttgttgacgttgagtgagagattGTTTTgcaggcaccacactcccagagccctcacctcctccgtgTAGGCTGTCTCCtcatcgttggtaatcaagcctactactgttgtgtcgtctgcaaacttgatgattgagttggaggcatgcttgTCCAcaaagtcatgggtgaacagggagtacaggagggggctgagcacacacccttgtggggcctcagtgttgaggatcagcggagtggaggtgatgtttcctactttcaccacctgggggcggcccgtcaggaagtccatgacccagttgcacagggcggggttcaggcCCAGGgcttcaagcttaatgatgattttggagtgtactatggtgttgaatgctgggcTAAAGTCATTAAACAgcgttcttacataggtattcctcttgtccagatgggttaacCCAATATAGGACCTCGGATTAATTCAGAGGTCTAATATTGGGTAAGACACCGAAAACATTTCTGCTGTGAACTGCAAGGATAAAGATTGGGAATAATGTTAGCTGAAATTGGGGGTTTGCTGCATGCCcacaaaaaaaatgaaacaaCCAAAAACCTGATAGCTACTTGAAAAACTGAAGGGGTGACTCGCAAAAGGACCAGAGGACAAAAAAGGTTTGGCGTACCATCTTTTATCCACAAAAAAACTCCAGATTGTCCCAATTGCACCAGGCCAAATTCTCTGGCTacagctctggtgggcattcctgtagtcagcattccaattgaatgctccctcaacttgacacatctgtggcattgtgttgtgtgacaaaactgcacattttagagtggccttttattgtccccagcacaaggtgcacctgtaatgatcatgctgtttaatgccacacctgtcagctcgatggattatcttggcaaaggagaaatgctcactaacagggatgtaaactaatttgtgcacaacattttagagaaataagctttttgtgcatatggaacatttctgggatcttttcttTCCGCTCATaaaacatgttgcatttatatttttgttcagttttgtTATTGTGACACCTGTCACATTATGAATTAAACACTGACCAGGTACTTCATTCCTCTTGGCAGGTATGTGGAATGATAAAAACAGTACCTACATAATGTACCAGTATCTTCAATTCTTTCCTAAAAAAGAATGAAGCCAGTTTCATCAGCAATACTCAGCTTGTACCAAGAAAACACTCCAGCCCAGTCGAGCACAACAGCCATTTCTCCCATACTCTACTCAACACCTCTGGGAGTCAGAGGGTGAGTTACAGGGGTTCCAAAGGCAGGGGTTTCTACTAGTTTGCTATGGATTTATCGAGACCTGTCACTACTTTTGATTTTCTGTGGCATTTATCCTTATAGGGGTCTAcattgtcaatcaatcaatcaaatgtatttttaaaagccctttttacatcagccgatgttacaaagtgctatacagaaacccagcctaaaacctcaaacagcaagcaatgcagatgtagaagcacggtggctaggaaaaactccctagaaaggcagaaacctaggaagaaacctagagaggaaccaggctctgaggggtggccagtcctcttctggctgtgccgggtggagattataacagaacatggccaagatgttcaaacatttatagatgaccagcagggtcaaatgataataatcacagtggttgtagagggtgcaacaggtcagcacctcaggagtaaatgtcagttggcttttcatagccgatcattcagagttagagacagcaggtgcggtagagagagagagtcgaaaacaacaggtccgggacaaggtagcacatctggtgaacaggtcagagttcaatagctgcaggcagaacagttgaaactggagcagcagcacgaccaggtggactgggaacagcaaggagtcatcaggtcaggtagtcctgaggcatggtcctagggctcaggtcctccgagagaagagagagcgagagagatttagagggagcatacttaaattcacacaggacaccggataagacagaggaaatacagatataacagattgaccctagcccccaacacataaacatagaccctagccccccgacacataaactattgcagaatagacaggaggggtcgggagacactgtggccccgtccgacgatacccccggacagggccaaccaggcaggctataaccccacccactttgccaaagcacagcccccacaccattagagggatatcttcaaaccaccaacttactaccctgagacaaggccgagtatagcccacgaagatctcccccacggcacgaaccggaggggggcgccaacccgaacaggaagatcatgtcagtgacgcacccctcctagggacggcatggtaATTAAATGAAACAGGATACTAAAGTGTATGTATGATTCACTCTTTGCAGATTACCACCCCCAACTCCTCACATCTAGGAGACAGCATTTGCTAAGCCTAGCTCAAAGCTGACAAGACAGAAATCAATCTCTTTacctgagggtgctgcagcaccccctgataaaTCACAATTAAAATAtaattaatatacagtaccagtcaaaagtttggacacatctactcattccagggcttttctttaatttgactattttctacattgtagaataatagtgaagacatcaaaactctgaaataacacatggaatcatgtagtaaccaaaaaagtgttaaacaaatcaaaatatattttatatttgagattcttcaaagtagccaccctttgccttgatgacagctttgcacactcttggcattctctcaaccagcttcatgaggtagtcacctggaatacatttcagtaAACCGGTGtgtcttaaaagttaatttgtggaatttcttttcttcttaacctgtttggcgtgcaagcccgacgtcggtacatttatgacaacagccacttcaagtgcagggcgcgaaattcaaaagattttttttttaaatatttaactttcacacattaacaagtccaatacagcatatgaaaggtacacatctcgtgaatccagccaacatgtccgatttttaaaatgttttacagggaagacaaaatatgtaaatctattagctaaccacgttagcaaaagactccacttttattactccatcagtttttgactccatcagtagctatcacaaattcgaccaaataaagatataaatagccactaaccaagaaacaacctcatcagatgacagtctgataacatatttattgtatagcatatgtttttttcgaaaaatgtgcatatttcaggtataaatcatagtttacattgcagctacagtcagaaatgcACCGAAAGCAGAAAgacaaattacagacaccaacgccaaataactaaatactcatcataaaacatttctgaaaaatacatagtgtacagcaattgaaagacaggcatcttgtgattccagacaatatttccgatttatcaagtgttttacagcgaaaacacaatatagcgctatattagcgtagccacaatagccagaaacacttgggcgccgacgaccagttcacatgcacgacagatattagaaatagcatcataaaatgtttcttacttttggtgatcttccgtcagaatgttggacaaggtgtcctttgtccagaacagtcgttgtttggatctggaacggcaaatttccctcttgatttagcatgggcacttgccaagtggcacggatctctccaacgtcaataaagtcagagaacggaacacggcaaaactcccgaaaaaatttcaataatctgattaaactgtattgaaaaaacatactttacgatgatatggtcacttgtatcaaataaaatctaaaccggaaaTGTTAGTcttccataacgacagctaaacagaaggcaaatccatgtcctctttcgcgcgctccagaaacaggaaatggacggtcacgtcatacaaagagctttaattccacctcagaccaagatagacacgaaatttcttctctcatcgcctcttgacaaccaggggaaggtgtatgaagtgtacgtagactcttacgttcattgcccatgtataggcatgaagttgaacagagcatcgatttctgacattccacttcctggtcaggaaatgtgctgcagaaggagttctgtttcactcagagaaataattcaaacggttttagaaactagagagtgtgttctatccaatagtaataataatatgcatattgtacgagcaagaattgagtacgaggccgtttgaaatgggcacgatttaactggctactcaatactgccccttgcagccataagaagttaatgtgtttgagccaatccgttgtgttgtgacatagtaggggtggtatacagaagatagccctatttggtaaaagaacaagtccatattatggcaagaacagctcaaataagcaaagagaaacaacagtccatcattactttaagacattaaggtcagtcaatccggacaatttcaagaactttgaaagtgcagtcgcaaaaaccaacaAGCGGtaggatgaaactggctctcatgaggaccaccactgggagggaagacccagagttacctctgctgcagaggataacttcattagttaccagcctctgaaattgcagcccaaataaatgcttcacagagttcaagtaacagacacatctcaacatcaactgttcagagactgttTGAATCAGGCCattgtcaaattgctgcaaagaaacgactactaaaggacactaataataagaagagacttgcttgggccaagaaacacgagcaatggacattagaccggtggaaatctgttctttggtctgatgagtccaaattggagatttttggttccatccaccgtgtttttgtgagacacagagtaggtgaatggatgaactcgacatgtgtggttcccactgtgatgcATGGagaaagaggtgtgatggtgtgggggtgctttgctggtgaacctgtctgatttatttcaaattcaaggcacacttaaccagcatggctaccacagcattctgccgctatacgccatcctatctggtttgcacttagtgggactatcatttgtttttcaacaggacgcaGGACACATTGGTGAGTAACATCTCTTTTCAAcagcctccaggctgtgtaagggcaatttgaccaagaaggagagtgatggagtgttgcatcagatgacctggcctccacaatcacccaacctcaacccaattgagatggtttgggatgagttggaccacagagtgaaggaaaagcagccaacaagtgctcagcatatgtgggaactccttcaagactgttggaaaagcattccaggtgaagctggttgagagaatgccaagagtgtgtaaagctgtcatcatggcaaagggtggctactttgaagattctaaaatatatttt
The sequence above is a segment of the Salvelinus fontinalis isolate EN_2023a chromosome 15, ASM2944872v1, whole genome shotgun sequence genome. Coding sequences within it:
- the tmed8 gene encoding protein TMED8, which gives rise to MEKLEATSELQSRLTALSVSSFPGITSKNWETNPLDRLQSTDLSNNSNHPISNPDMDVRNDTEGFNQPAEVNQEAPGGQQAMGGDVEENSRSGNSQNPGERKVQMPPLKPPSTWTSMAMKELKAKLRLEKDSVVAVYRGDIMTVHVPTVPEGKRVCWEFATDSYDIGFGIYFDWTPVTSRAITVHISESSDDEDEEDELEGPVNTGDVEKGSKSLANSNLGEILPVYRQDSHMAVQGGSHEYPGEGTYLLKFDNSYSLWRNKTLYYRVYYSA